A genomic window from Camelus ferus isolate YT-003-E chromosome X, BCGSAC_Cfer_1.0, whole genome shotgun sequence includes:
- the PWWP3B gene encoding PWWP domain-containing DNA repair factor 3B, protein MDAEYVLCNWQDQLWPAKVLSRSETSSNGKRKKTFFLEVQILSLDEKINVESTETKILSKSEVEAIASSLAAQSDVSGPPSEETAYAKSLKVALDILSERTNLTQASSSDEEETTTLSQNVPQKLSDSPPRKKYQKHEEDFPKCFEKNEKPASLLVSSESDDSPYDDKSQVHAIIDAMPSEMETKSSQDFSWCQNFPSLSEDEDEKESKKKIDISTIMTLPSTIKEEDVCVKEEKFSPTLPSDIFTVPKALKEEAQDICPEAPAISSECSTFSENIEDPGEGPSNPCSDTSQNQPTVESETDAVASPRPSSWECQVSLGASNRVTDYSFLLVNNERNLQSLDFEELGEEFQASDKSVNLNSIDASILDDNEEDEELPRFLFHYEPRSFETGMIVWFKYQKYPFWPAVVKSIRRKERKASVLFVEANMNPEKRGIRVSFRRLKKFDCKEKQALVEKAREDYSESIDWCMSLICDYRVRIGCGSFTGSFLEYYAADISYPLRKVIKQDTFRNLFPKLHNENPMEPMVVTSQTKKMSFQKILPDRMKSARDRANKNLVDFIVNAKGTESHLLAILKGTKGSRWLKSFLNANRFAPCIETYFEDEDQLDEVVKYLQEIYKQIDEKMLTLIRDDKIKFILEVLLPEAIICSISAVDGLDYKTAEAKYLKGPSLGYRERELFDAKILFEKRRKPLTNEAH, encoded by the coding sequence ATGGATGCTGAGTATGTCTTATGCAATTGGCAAGACCAGTTGTGGCCAGCAAAAGTTTTGTCCAGATCTGAGACTTCGTCAAATGGTAAGAGGAAGAAGACATTTTTTCTGGAAGTTCAAATACTCTCACtagatgaaaaaattaatgtgGAAAGCACAGAGACAAAGATCCTAAGTAAGTCTGAAGTTGAAGCTATTGCCTCCTCACTAGCAGCACAGTCAGACGTCAGTGGCCCACCTAGCGAGGAAACAGCCTATGCAAAGTCACTAAAAGTGGCACTGGATATTCTGAGTGAGAGAACAAATTTGACTCAAGCAAGCAGTTCAGATGAAGAAGAGACCACTACGCTGTCTCAGAATGTGCCACAAAAGCTTTCTGATTCACCCCCTCGTAAGAAGTATCAGAAGCACGAAGAAGATTTTCCAAAgtgttttgagaaaaatgaaaagccagCATCCTTGTTAGTGTCTTCAGAGAGTGATGATTCCCCGTATGATGACAAATCACAGGTACATGCAATCATTGACGCTATGCCTAGTGAAATGGAAACAAAGTCATCACAAGACTTCAGCTGGTGCCAGAATTTCCCTTCACTTTCAGAAGATGAGGATGAAAAGGAGAGCAAGAAAAAGATCGACATCTCCACAATTATGACTTTGCCTTCCACAATCAAAGAGGAGGATGTATGTGTTAAGGAGGAAAAGTTCTCTCCAACTTTGCCGTCGGATATCTTTACTGTGCCCAAAGCTTTGAAAGAGGAGGCCCAGGACATCTGCCCCGAGGCCCCAGCTATTTCCTCTGAATGCTCTACCTTCTCAGAGAATATTGAAGATCCTGGAGAGGGTCCCTCAAATCCATGCTCAGATACCAGCCAGAATCAACCTACTGTGGAATCAGAGACAGATGCTGTGGCATCCCCTAGGCCTTCTTCATGGGAATGTCAGGTTTCACTTGGTGCCTCTAACCGTGTCACAGATTATTCATTCCTTCTTGTGAATAATGAAAGAAATCTTCAGAGCCTGGATTTTGAGGAACTTGGGGAAGAATTTCAAGCTTCTGACAAGTCAGTGAATCTAAATTCTATTGATGCTTCCATATTAGATGACAATGAGGAAGATGAAGAACTTCCACGCTTCCTTTTTCATTATGAGCCACGTTCATTTGAAACAGGAATGATTGTCTGgtttaaatatcaaaaataccCATTTTGGCCAGCGGTGGTAAAAAGCATCAGgcgaaaagagagaaaagcaagtgtGCTTTTTGTTGAGGCAAATATGAATCCTGAAAAGAGAGGCATTAGAGTGTCCTTTAGAAGATTAAAGAAATTTGATTGTAAAGAGAAACAAGCACTAGTGGAAAAAGCCAGGGAGGATTACAGCGAAAGTATTGACTGGTGCATGTCACTGATTTGTGACTACAGAGTTAGAATAGGTTGTGGTTCTTTCACGGGCTCTTTCCTTGAGTATTATGCTGCTGACATTAGTTATCCACTTCGGAAAGTAATCAAACAGGATACCTTCAGGAACTTATTTCCAAAGCTGCATAATGAAAATCCCATGGAACCAATGGTTGTGACTTCCCAGACCAAGAAAATGTCCTTCCAGAAAATTCTTCCAGACCGAATGAAGTCTGCTCGGGACCGAGCCAACAAGAACCTAGTGGACTTCATTGTGAATGCAAAGGGAACAGAGAGCCAtcttttagccattttaaaaGGCACGAAAGGGTCCAGGTGGCTGAAATCATTTTTGAATGCAAATAGGTTTGCACCCTGTATTGAAACATACTTTGAGGATGAAGATCAATTGGATGAGGTGGTGAAATATTTACAAGAAATCTACAAacaaatagatgaaaaaatgctAACTCTGATAAGagatgataaaattaaatttatcctGGAAGTCCTTCTGCCAGAAGCAATCATTTGTTCAATTTCTGCTGTTGATGGATTAGATTACAAGACAGCGGAAGCGAAGTATCTAAAAGGGCCGTCTCTAGGATACAGGGAACGAGAATTatttgatgcaaaaatcctattTGAAAAGAGACGGAAACCATTAACAAATGAAGCTCATTAA